A region of Solanum dulcamara chromosome 7, daSolDulc1.2, whole genome shotgun sequence DNA encodes the following proteins:
- the LOC129895720 gene encoding ADP-ribosylation factor-like protein 8b: protein MGLWDALLNWLRSLFFQQEMELSLIGLQNAGKTSLVNVIATGGYSEDMIPTVGFNMRKVTKGNVTIKLWDLGGQPRFRSMWERYCRAVSAIVYVVDAADHDNVSISRSEIHDLLSKPSLSGIPLLVLGNKIDKPGALSKQALTDQMDLKSITDREVCCYMISCKNSTNIDSVIDWLVKHSKSKS, encoded by the exons CCTCTTTTTTCAGCAGGAAATGGAGCTTTCTTTGATAGGGCTGCAGAATGCAGGAAAAACATCACTTGTAAATGTGATTGCT ACTGGTGGATACAGTGAAGACATGATACCGACA GTGGGATTTAACATGCGGAAAGTGACTAAAGGAAATGTGACTATAAAATTGTGGGACCTTGGAGGTCAACCCAGATTCCGCAGTATGTGGGAAAGATACTGTCGTGCAGTTTCTGCTATAGT TTATGTTGTAGATGCTGCTGATCATGATAATGTTAGTATCTCAAGAAGTGAAATCCATGACCTGCTGAGCAAGCCATCATTGAGTGGTATTCCATTACTGGTATTGGGTAACAAGATTGACAAGCCTGGAGCCCTTTCCAAGCAGGCTTTGACTGATCAGAT GGACTTGAAATCTATAACAGATAGGGAGGTATGTTGCTATATGATATCATGCAAAAATTCCACCAATATTGACTCAGTCATTGATTGGCTTGTTAAGCACTCAAAATCAAAGAGTTGA